The following are encoded in a window of Pseudomonas sp. St316 genomic DNA:
- the pepP gene encoding Xaa-Pro aminopeptidase, with the protein MIHIPKSEYSRRRKALMAQMEPNSIAILPAAAVAIRNRDVEHVYRQDSDFQYLSGFPEPQAVLVLMPGRAHGEYILFCRERNAERELWDGLRAGQEGAIRDYGADDAFPITDIDDILPGLIEGRDRVYSAMGSNPEFDRHLMEWINVIRSKAHLGAQPPNEFVALDHLLHDMRLYKSAAEVKVMREAARISAQAHIRAMQAARPGLHEFSLEAELDYEFRKGGAKMPAYGSIVAAGRNSCILHYQQNDALLKDGDLVLIDAGCEIDCYASDITRTWPVSGKFSPEQKAIYEVVLAAQEAAFAQIAPDKHWNQAHEATVRVITEGLVRLGLLEGEVDALIASEAYRAFYMHRAGHWLGMDVHDVGEYRVGGEWRVLEVGMTLTVEPGIYISPTNRSVAKKWRGIGVRIEDDVVVTKTGCEILSHGVPKAVADIEALMAAARTQAA; encoded by the coding sequence ATGATTCATATCCCGAAATCGGAATACAGCCGTCGCCGCAAGGCCCTGATGGCGCAGATGGAACCCAACAGCATCGCAATCCTGCCCGCCGCCGCCGTTGCGATCCGCAACCGCGACGTCGAGCACGTCTACCGCCAGGACAGCGACTTCCAGTACCTCAGCGGCTTTCCCGAGCCGCAAGCGGTGCTGGTGCTGATGCCGGGTCGCGCCCATGGCGAGTACATCCTCTTTTGCCGCGAGCGCAACGCCGAACGTGAGTTGTGGGATGGCCTGCGCGCCGGCCAGGAAGGAGCGATCCGTGACTATGGCGCCGACGACGCGTTTCCCATTACCGACATCGACGACATCCTGCCGGGCCTGATCGAAGGCCGCGACCGGGTGTATTCGGCCATGGGCAGCAACCCGGAGTTCGACCGGCACCTGATGGAGTGGATCAACGTGATTCGCTCCAAAGCCCACCTCGGCGCCCAGCCGCCGAACGAATTCGTTGCCCTGGATCATCTGCTGCATGACATGCGCCTGTATAAATCGGCGGCAGAAGTGAAAGTGATGCGCGAAGCGGCGCGGATTTCCGCCCAGGCGCATATCCGGGCGATGCAGGCCGCGCGCCCGGGGCTGCATGAATTCAGCCTGGAAGCCGAGCTCGATTATGAGTTCCGCAAGGGCGGGGCGAAGATGCCGGCCTATGGCTCGATCGTCGCGGCGGGTCGCAACAGCTGCATCCTGCACTACCAGCAGAACGACGCGCTGCTCAAGGACGGCGACCTGGTGCTGATCGACGCCGGCTGTGAAATCGACTGCTACGCCAGCGATATCACCCGAACCTGGCCGGTCAGTGGCAAGTTTTCACCCGAGCAGAAGGCGATCTACGAAGTGGTGCTGGCTGCCCAGGAAGCCGCGTTTGCCCAGATCGCGCCGGATAAACATTGGAACCAGGCCCACGAAGCGACGGTGCGGGTGATTACCGAGGGGCTGGTGCGCCTTGGGCTGCTGGAGGGTGAGGTGGATGCGTTGATCGCCAGCGAGGCCTACCGGGCGTTCTACATGCACCGCGCCGGCCACTGGCTGGGCATGGACGTGCACGATGTAGGTGAATACCGGGTGGGTGGTGAGTGGCGGGTACTTGAGGTCGGCATGACGCTGACGGTGGAGCCGGGCATCTACATCAGCCCGACCAACCGCAGCGTAGCGAAAAAATGGCGCGGCATTGGCGTGCGCATCGAGGATGACGTGGTAGTGACCAAAACCGGTTGTGAAATCCTGAGCCATGGCGTACCGAAGGCGGTCGCCGACATCGAGGCCCTGATGGCCGCAGCCCGGACGCAAGCGGCATGA
- a CDS encoding cell division protein ZapA, translating to MSSSNSVTVQILDKEYSIICPQEERSNLVSAARYLDGKMREIRSSGKVIGADRIAVMAALNITHDLLHRQDTPDLQVSGSTREQVRDLLDRVDLVLATDPDVSKG from the coding sequence ATGAGTTCAAGCAATAGCGTTACCGTGCAGATCCTCGACAAAGAATATTCGATCATCTGCCCCCAGGAAGAGCGTAGCAACCTGGTGAGCGCCGCCCGTTACCTGGACGGCAAGATGCGCGAGATCCGCAGCAGCGGCAAAGTCATCGGCGCCGACCGCATCGCCGTGATGGCTGCATTGAACATCACCCACGACCTGCTGCATCGCCAGGATACGCCTGACCTGCAGGTCAGCGGCTCGACCCGCGAACAGGTGCGCGACCTGCTCGATCGGGTGGATCTGGTGCTCGCCACCGATCCAGACGTCAGCAAAGGCTGA
- a CDS encoding EVE domain-containing protein, which translates to MAYWLMKSEPDELSIQGLEKLGQARWDGVRNYQARNFLRTMAVGDAFFFYHSSCPEPGIAGIGRIVRAAYPDPTALEPDSHYFDPKAGPDKNPWTAIDVAHVETFPRVLKLDYLKQQTALAEMPLVQKGSRLSVMPVTAEQWATVMALR; encoded by the coding sequence ATGGCCTATTGGCTGATGAAGTCCGAGCCCGACGAATTATCCATCCAAGGCTTGGAAAAGCTCGGCCAGGCACGCTGGGACGGGGTTCGCAACTACCAGGCGCGTAATTTCCTGCGGACCATGGCGGTGGGCGACGCGTTCTTTTTCTACCACTCCAGTTGCCCCGAGCCAGGCATTGCCGGGATCGGCCGGATCGTCCGCGCGGCCTACCCCGACCCGACAGCGCTGGAACCCGACAGCCATTACTTCGACCCCAAGGCCGGCCCCGACAAAAACCCCTGGACCGCGATCGACGTGGCCCACGTCGAAACGTTCCCCCGCGTGCTGAAGCTCGACTACCTCAAGCAACAGACCGCCCTGGCTGAGATGCCGCTGGTGCAGAAAGGCTCGCGACTCTCGGTGATGCCGGTGACGGCCGAACAATGGGCAACGGTCATGGCCCTGCGCTGA
- the gcvT gene encoding glycine cleavage system aminomethyltransferase GcvT — translation MGQRTPLYDLHLALGAKMVDFGGWDMPLHYGSQVEEHHQVRRDCGVFDVSHMTVIDVAGVQAKVWLQRLLANDVDRLQDTGSALYSAMLNERGGIVDDMIIYRVEDGYRLVFNASTRDQDMAWMQAQIGDYDVQLHERPELAMLAIQGPQARQKIAELVTQQRGQIIQQLKPFEGRADGEWFIARTGYTGEDGLEIVLPAQEAPSFFNDLVGAGISPIGLGARDTLRLEAGMNLYGQDINQDVSPLASNMAWSIAWEPLSRQFIGRSALEAELASGVQHKLVGLVLEERGVLRAHQVVRIANVGEGEITSGSFSPTLSKSIALARVPMATADRAEVEIRGKWYPVRVVKPTFVRHGKTLI, via the coding sequence ATGGGACAGCGTACGCCTCTGTATGACCTTCATCTCGCCCTTGGCGCGAAGATGGTCGATTTTGGCGGTTGGGATATGCCTTTGCACTACGGCTCGCAAGTCGAAGAACACCATCAGGTGCGTCGCGACTGTGGAGTGTTCGATGTATCCCACATGACCGTGATCGATGTCGCCGGCGTCCAGGCCAAGGTCTGGCTGCAGCGCTTGCTGGCCAATGACGTCGATCGTTTGCAGGACACAGGCAGTGCCTTGTACAGCGCGATGCTCAACGAGCGCGGCGGCATCGTCGACGACATGATCATCTACCGTGTCGAGGACGGTTATCGGTTGGTCTTCAACGCCTCGACTCGCGATCAGGATATGGCCTGGATGCAGGCACAGATCGGTGACTACGACGTGCAACTGCATGAACGCCCCGAGCTGGCGATGCTGGCGATCCAGGGCCCCCAGGCCCGGCAGAAGATTGCCGAACTGGTGACCCAGCAGCGTGGGCAAATCATCCAGCAACTCAAACCTTTCGAAGGTCGCGCCGATGGCGAATGGTTCATCGCCCGGACCGGCTACACCGGTGAAGATGGCCTGGAAATCGTCTTGCCTGCCCAAGAGGCCCCGAGTTTCTTCAACGACCTGGTAGGGGCCGGCATTTCGCCCATCGGCCTCGGCGCCCGCGATACCTTGCGCCTGGAGGCTGGCATGAACCTCTACGGCCAGGACATCAACCAGGACGTTTCGCCGCTGGCCTCGAACATGGCCTGGAGCATCGCCTGGGAACCGCTGAGCCGCCAGTTCATCGGGCGCAGTGCGCTGGAAGCCGAGCTTGCCAGCGGTGTGCAGCACAAACTGGTCGGGCTGGTGCTGGAAGAACGGGGTGTTTTGCGCGCCCATCAGGTGGTTCGCATCGCCAATGTTGGCGAAGGGGAGATCACCAGTGGTAGTTTTTCTCCTACGCTTAGCAAGTCGATCGCCCTGGCACGTGTTCCGATGGCTACCGCCGACCGTGCCGAGGTAGAAATTCGCGGCAAGTGGTATCCGGTACGGGTGGTCAAACCGACCTTCGTCCGCCATGGCAAAACCCTGATCTAA
- a CDS encoding extracellular solute-binding protein has translation MSASKRLLSALALTLIGTTAAQAADEVVVYSSRIDELIKPVFDAYTRKTGVSVKFITDKEAPLMQRIKAEGENATADLLLTVDAGNLWQAEQMGILQPFTSSMIDANIPSQYRASSHAWTGLSLRARTIVYSTDRVKPAELSTYEALAGDEWEGRLCLRTSKKVYNQSLTATLIETHGAEKAEAILKGWVKNLSTDVFSDDTALLEAINAGQCDVGIVNTYYYGRLHQQKPDLKVKLFWPNQADRGVHINLSGIGLTKHAPHPDAAKKLVEWMTTPEAQNIFADVNQEFPANPTVEPSKEVAAWGKFKADTLPVEVAGKRQAEAIRMMDRAGWN, from the coding sequence ATGTCGGCATCCAAGCGCCTGCTGTCCGCCCTCGCCTTGACCCTGATCGGTACCACTGCCGCCCAGGCCGCCGATGAGGTGGTGGTCTACTCTTCGCGCATCGATGAACTGATCAAGCCGGTCTTCGATGCCTACACCAGGAAGACCGGCGTGTCGGTGAAGTTCATCACCGACAAGGAAGCGCCATTGATGCAGAGGATCAAGGCCGAGGGCGAGAACGCCACCGCCGACCTGCTGCTCACCGTCGACGCCGGCAACCTCTGGCAAGCCGAGCAGATGGGCATCCTCCAGCCGTTCACCTCGTCGATGATCGACGCCAACATCCCGTCTCAATACCGCGCTTCTTCCCACGCCTGGACCGGCTTGAGCCTGCGGGCGCGGACCATTGTCTATTCCACCGACCGGGTCAAACCCGCGGAGCTGAGCACCTACGAGGCCTTGGCGGGTGACGAATGGGAAGGTCGCCTGTGCCTGCGTACGTCGAAGAAAGTCTATAACCAGTCGCTGACCGCCACGCTGATCGAAACCCACGGGGCGGAAAAAGCAGAGGCCATCCTCAAGGGCTGGGTCAAGAACCTGTCCACCGACGTCTTCTCCGATGACACGGCGCTGCTTGAGGCGATCAACGCCGGGCAGTGTGATGTCGGCATCGTCAATACCTACTACTATGGCCGCCTGCACCAGCAGAAGCCGGACCTGAAGGTGAAGCTGTTCTGGCCGAACCAGGCCGACCGCGGCGTGCACATCAACCTCTCGGGGATTGGCTTGACCAAGCATGCACCGCACCCGGACGCCGCGAAGAAGCTGGTGGAGTGGATGACCACGCCAGAAGCGCAAAACATCTTTGCCGACGTGAACCAGGAATTCCCGGCCAACCCGACAGTCGAGCCGTCCAAGGAAGTGGCGGCCTGGGGCAAGTTCAAGGCCGATACCCTGCCGGTGGAAGTCGCGGGTAAACGCCAGGCCGAAGCCATTCGCATGATGGATCGCGCTGGCTGGAACTGA
- a CDS encoding 5-formyltetrahydrofolate cyclo-ligase has protein sequence MTEPALLPRPQLRRLLRQARRALTPAQQRQAARGLYKQLAQHPLFRRAKHIALYLPNDGEIDPRLLLRAAQRRGKATYLPVLSPWPQTKMVFQRIHPGEKMQPNRFRIPEPRKNIARQRKVWTLDLVLLPLVGFDDAGGRLGMGGGFYDRSLAYLARRKQWRKPTLLGLAHECQKVERLAQASWDVPLQGTVSDRHWYIAR, from the coding sequence ATGACCGAACCTGCACTGCTGCCCCGCCCGCAACTTCGACGCCTGCTGCGCCAGGCCCGTCGCGCCCTGACGCCGGCCCAGCAACGGCAAGCCGCCCGCGGGCTGTACAAACAACTGGCCCAGCATCCGCTGTTTCGCCGCGCGAAACACATCGCCCTGTACTTGCCCAACGATGGCGAGATCGACCCGCGCCTGCTGCTGCGCGCGGCCCAGCGCCGAGGCAAGGCCACTTACCTGCCGGTGCTCAGTCCGTGGCCGCAGACCAAGATGGTGTTCCAGCGCATCCACCCCGGCGAAAAAATGCAGCCCAACCGGTTTCGTATTCCTGAACCGCGCAAGAACATCGCCCGGCAACGCAAGGTCTGGACGCTAGACCTGGTGTTGTTGCCATTGGTGGGGTTTGACGATGCGGGTGGTCGACTGGGCATGGGCGGCGGCTTTTATGACCGCAGCCTGGCGTATCTGGCGCGACGCAAGCAGTGGCGCAAGCCGACGCTATTGGGGCTGGCCCATGAATGCCAGAAAGTCGAACGATTGGCGCAGGCAAGCTGGGACGTACCGCTGCAGGGAACGGTCAGCGACAGGCATTGGTATATCGCGCGATAG
- a CDS encoding YecA family protein: protein MPIQNSPYQAFATLLSTSGHPVSPAELHGLLLGRSCAGAGFEADGWLADAAELLEGEPADNVRNALIGLQEMVKGELTSDDMTVVLLLPTDDAPLAERAAALGQWCQGFLAGFGLTRREYALSEEAKEVLQDLAAISQVQDALEESDDGESDYMEVMEYLRVAPLLLFTETKKTDAAAPKPSLH from the coding sequence ATGCCCATTCAGAATTCCCCGTATCAAGCATTCGCCACCCTGCTGAGCACCAGCGGTCATCCTGTCTCGCCTGCCGAACTGCATGGCCTGCTGCTCGGTCGCAGCTGCGCCGGCGCCGGTTTCGAGGCCGACGGCTGGTTGGCCGACGCCGCCGAACTGTTGGAAGGCGAGCCGGCGGACAACGTGCGCAACGCGCTTATCGGCCTGCAGGAAATGGTCAAGGGCGAGCTGACCAGCGACGACATGACTGTCGTCCTGCTGCTGCCCACGGACGACGCGCCCTTGGCTGAACGCGCCGCGGCGCTGGGCCAGTGGTGCCAGGGTTTCCTCGCCGGCTTCGGCCTGACCCGCCGCGAATACGCCTTGAGCGAAGAGGCCAAGGAAGTGTTGCAGGACTTGGCCGCGATCTCCCAGGTCCAGGATGCCCTGGAAGAATCCGATGACGGCGAAAGCGACTACATGGAAGTGATGGAGTACCTGCGGGTCGCGCCATTGCTGCTGTTCACCGAGACCAAGAAAACCGATGCAGCGGCCCCCAAGCCGTCCTTGCATTAA
- a CDS encoding 2-octaprenyl-3-methyl-6-methoxy-1,4-benzoquinol hydroxylase: MRADLLIVGAGMVGSALALALQGSGLQVLLLDGSPMSVKPFDPQAAFEPRVSALSTASQRILDRLGVWDGITARRASPYTDMHVWDGSGTGQIHFSAASLHAEVLGHIVENRVVQDALLDRLHDCDLGLLANARLEQMRRSGDDWLLTLADGRTLRAPLVIAADGANSAVRRLTGVATREWDYLHHAIVTSVRSARAHRMTAWQRFTDNGPLAFLPLERDGQHDWCSIVWSTTPGEAQRLMALDETQFCSELERAFEGQLGTVLSADPRLCVPLRQRHAKRYVAEGLALIGDAAHTIHPLAGQGVNLGFLDAAVLAEVLLQAAGRGERLADVKVLSRYERRRMPHNLALMAAMEGFERLFQADPLPVRWLRNTGLKLVDRMPEAKALFVREALGLIGDLPDLAKA, translated from the coding sequence TTGCGTGCAGATCTGCTGATTGTCGGCGCCGGTATGGTCGGCAGCGCCCTGGCGCTGGCGTTGCAGGGCAGTGGCCTGCAAGTGCTGTTGCTCGACGGCAGCCCGATGAGCGTCAAACCCTTCGATCCCCAGGCCGCGTTCGAGCCCCGGGTCAGTGCCTTGTCGACGGCCAGCCAGCGGATCCTCGATCGCCTGGGTGTCTGGGACGGCATTACCGCTCGACGCGCCAGCCCCTATACCGACATGCACGTCTGGGACGGCAGCGGCACCGGGCAGATCCATTTCTCGGCCGCCAGCCTGCACGCCGAGGTGCTTGGGCACATCGTTGAAAACCGCGTTGTGCAGGACGCCTTGCTGGATCGACTGCATGACTGCGACCTGGGCCTGCTGGCCAATGCCCGGCTGGAACAGATGCGTCGTTCCGGTGACGACTGGCTGCTGACCCTGGCCGATGGACGCACGTTGCGCGCGCCCCTGGTCATCGCGGCTGACGGTGCGAATTCCGCTGTGCGCCGCCTGACCGGCGTCGCCACGCGCGAATGGGATTACCTGCACCACGCTATCGTCACCAGCGTGCGCAGCGCCCGGGCGCATCGAATGACGGCTTGGCAGCGTTTTACCGACAACGGTCCGCTGGCGTTCCTGCCACTTGAGCGTGACGGTCAGCATGATTGGTGCTCGATCGTCTGGTCCACCACCCCCGGTGAAGCGCAGCGTTTGATGGCGCTCGATGAAACTCAATTCTGCAGCGAACTGGAACGGGCCTTCGAAGGCCAGCTCGGTACGGTGCTGAGTGCCGACCCGCGCCTGTGCGTGCCGCTGCGCCAACGGCATGCCAAGCGATATGTGGCCGAAGGGCTGGCGCTGATCGGCGACGCGGCCCATACCATTCATCCGTTGGCCGGGCAGGGCGTGAACCTGGGCTTCCTCGACGCCGCCGTGCTGGCCGAAGTGCTGTTGCAGGCGGCCGGACGTGGCGAACGACTGGCAGACGTGAAGGTGCTGAGCCGCTACGAGCGGCGACGCATGCCCCATAACCTGGCGTTGATGGCGGCGATGGAGGGTTTCGAGCGGTTGTTCCAGGCCGATCCATTGCCGGTACGCTGGTTGCGTAACACCGGCTTGAAACTGGTGGACCGCATGCCTGAGGCCAAGGCGTTGTTCGTGCGCGAGGCGCTGGGGTTGATTGGGGATTTGCCGGATCTGGCCAAGGCCTAG
- a CDS encoding efflux RND transporter periplasmic adaptor subunit, which translates to MSTNHRTSRFFALALMTVLLAAGGFGYWKSRHDRLPEGLSMGNGRLEATEVQIASKTPGRLAEVHVEEGDNVIKGQVLARMDTRTLEAQRNQAEAEVVRARQNLAATEANVQLRQSEQLLAHQELKRTQELFKRGYASGQVIDQQQARVDTANAAVNAARAQVSAANAAIGATLAQVAQLTSEIDDSTLRAPLDGVIQLRLAEPGEVLGAGGRVLLMIDPNDQYMNLYLPASVAGKLAVGDEARLLLDALPERPLPAKVSFVAAKSQFTPKEVETRDERQKLVFRVKVRLIQPGEVPQAKPGMPGAGYVRTAPIDWPANLQ; encoded by the coding sequence ATGTCGACAAACCATCGTACCTCTCGCTTTTTTGCCCTCGCCTTGATGACGGTGCTGCTGGCCGCCGGCGGTTTTGGCTATTGGAAATCGCGCCACGATCGCCTGCCCGAAGGCTTGAGCATGGGCAACGGCCGCCTTGAGGCCACCGAGGTCCAGATCGCCAGCAAGACACCCGGGCGCCTGGCCGAAGTTCATGTCGAGGAGGGCGACAACGTCATCAAGGGCCAAGTGCTGGCGCGCATGGACACCCGCACCCTGGAGGCCCAGCGCAACCAGGCCGAGGCCGAAGTCGTGCGGGCCCGGCAGAACCTCGCCGCCACCGAAGCCAACGTGCAGTTGCGCCAGAGCGAACAATTGCTCGCCCATCAGGAACTCAAGCGGACCCAGGAACTGTTCAAGCGCGGTTACGCCAGCGGCCAGGTCATCGACCAGCAACAAGCCCGCGTCGACACCGCCAACGCCGCGGTCAACGCCGCCCGGGCCCAGGTATCGGCAGCGAATGCGGCCATCGGCGCAACCCTGGCCCAAGTTGCCCAGCTCACCAGTGAAATAGATGACAGCACGTTGCGGGCGCCGCTCGACGGCGTGATCCAGTTGCGCCTGGCCGAACCCGGTGAAGTACTGGGCGCCGGCGGCCGGGTGTTGCTGATGATCGACCCGAACGACCAATACATGAATCTCTACCTGCCGGCCTCTGTGGCCGGAAAACTGGCGGTGGGCGATGAGGCACGACTGTTGCTCGACGCCCTGCCCGAGCGGCCGCTGCCGGCCAAGGTCAGCTTCGTCGCGGCCAAGTCCCAGTTCACCCCGAAAGAAGTCGAGACCCGTGATGAGCGCCAGAAACTGGTGTTCCGCGTCAAAGTACGCCTGATCCAACCCGGCGAAGTGCCCCAGGCCAAACCCGGCATGCCTGGCGCCGGCTATGTGCGCACGGCCCCCATCGACTGGCCGGCCAACTTGCAATGA
- a CDS encoding TIGR02449 family protein: MEDTDLQALMARLELLIDRVEQLKSQNGLLLAQEKTWREERAHLIEKNEIARRKVESMISRLKALEQDS, from the coding sequence ATGGAAGACACCGACCTGCAAGCGCTGATGGCCAGACTCGAACTGCTAATTGACCGGGTCGAGCAACTTAAGAGCCAAAACGGACTCCTATTAGCTCAGGAAAAAACCTGGCGCGAGGAACGCGCGCACCTCATTGAAAAAAACGAAATCGCCCGGCGTAAGGTCGAATCGATGATTTCGCGCCTCAAGGCCCTGGAGCAAGACTCATGA
- a CDS encoding iron ABC transporter permease: MAHPAQRRWYPLVFAIAALVLLPLSVLLLSWQSIDQQIWSHLWGTQMPRLLGNTLTLILGVGVGVTLLGVSLAWLTSLCEFPGRRWLDWALMLPFAIPAYVLAFVFVGLLDFAGPVQTLMREWFGSGLRLPRVRSTGGVILVLVLVFYPYVYLLARSAFLAQGKGLMEAARVLGQSPWQAFWRVALPMARPAIGAGVALALMETLADFGAVSVFNFDTFTTAIYKTWYGFFSLSSAAQLASLLLLAVMLVLYGERRARGAHRASNERPRAKALYTLRGLKAVAASSWCLLVFACAFVIPVLQLVVWFWQRGRFDLDERYAGLIVHTLYLGGLAALITVCVALLLAFARRLAPTRPIRAGVGLANLGYALPGSVLAVSIMLAFSYLDRELVIPLSSWLGGAGKPLLLGSLSALLLAYLVRFLAVAYGPLESSLARIRPSLPEAARSLGVSGPRLFFKVYLPLLLPGTLSAALLVFVDVLKEMPATLLMRPFGWDTLAVRIFEMTSEGEWARAALPALTLVLVGLLPVIGLIRRSAHRNS; this comes from the coding sequence TTGGCCCACCCCGCCCAACGCCGCTGGTATCCCCTGGTCTTCGCCATCGCCGCGCTGGTCCTGTTGCCCTTGAGCGTCTTGCTGCTGTCCTGGCAGAGCATCGACCAACAGATCTGGTCCCACTTGTGGGGCACGCAAATGCCGCGCTTGTTGGGCAACACCCTCACGTTGATCCTTGGCGTGGGTGTCGGGGTGACGCTGCTGGGTGTCAGTCTCGCCTGGCTCACCAGCCTGTGTGAGTTCCCCGGGCGACGCTGGCTCGACTGGGCGTTGATGCTGCCGTTTGCGATTCCGGCCTACGTGCTGGCGTTTGTCTTCGTCGGCCTGTTGGACTTTGCAGGCCCCGTACAGACGCTCATGCGTGAATGGTTCGGCAGCGGCCTGCGCCTGCCCCGGGTCCGTTCCACTGGCGGGGTGATCCTGGTCCTGGTACTGGTCTTTTACCCTTACGTCTATCTGCTGGCGCGCAGTGCGTTCCTGGCCCAGGGCAAGGGCTTGATGGAAGCTGCCCGGGTGCTCGGGCAATCGCCGTGGCAGGCGTTCTGGCGCGTGGCGTTGCCGATGGCCCGACCGGCCATCGGGGCGGGCGTGGCGTTGGCGCTGATGGAGACCCTGGCGGATTTCGGCGCGGTGTCGGTGTTCAACTTCGACACCTTTACCACCGCGATCTACAAGACCTGGTACGGTTTCTTCAGCCTCTCCAGCGCTGCCCAACTGGCCAGCCTGCTGTTACTGGCGGTGATGCTGGTGCTCTACGGCGAACGCCGGGCCCGCGGTGCCCATCGAGCCAGTAACGAGCGGCCCCGAGCGAAGGCTTTGTATACGTTGCGCGGTCTCAAGGCCGTGGCAGCCAGCAGTTGGTGCTTGCTGGTGTTCGCCTGTGCCTTTGTCATTCCGGTGCTGCAGTTGGTGGTGTGGTTCTGGCAACGCGGTCGTTTCGACCTGGACGAACGTTATGCCGGGCTGATCGTCCACACCCTCTACCTGGGCGGCCTGGCCGCGCTGATTACCGTTTGCGTGGCCTTGCTGCTGGCGTTCGCCCGACGACTGGCGCCAACCCGTCCGATTCGTGCCGGCGTCGGCCTCGCGAACCTGGGCTATGCCTTGCCCGGTTCGGTGCTGGCGGTGTCGATCATGCTTGCATTCAGCTATCTGGACCGTGAGCTGGTCATCCCGCTGTCGAGTTGGCTAGGCGGCGCAGGCAAGCCGTTGTTGCTGGGTAGCCTGTCGGCGCTGTTGCTGGCGTATCTGGTGCGCTTCCTGGCCGTGGCCTACGGTCCATTGGAAAGCAGCCTGGCGCGAATTCGTCCGTCTTTGCCCGAGGCTGCACGCAGCCTTGGGGTCAGTGGGCCACGACTGTTTTTCAAAGTGTATCTGCCCTTGCTGTTGCCCGGCACCTTGAGCGCGGCGTTGCTGGTGTTCGTTGACGTGCTCAAGGAAATGCCCGCGACCCTGCTGATGCGCCCGTTCGGCTGGGACACGCTGGCGGTGCGGATCTTCGAGATGACCAGCGAAGGCGAGTGGGCCCGGGCCGCGCTGCCGGCCCTGACGTTGGTGCTGGTGGGGTTGTTGCCGGTCATCGGATTGATACGACGTTCGGCCCATCGAAACAGCTAG
- the ubiH gene encoding 2-octaprenyl-6-methoxyphenyl hydroxylase — MSRVNLAIVGGGLVGASLALALQAGAKARGWKIMLIEPFAPGDAWQPSYDARSSALSYGARQIYQRLGVWQEISRRAEPIKQIHVSDRGRFSTARLSAMEEGVPALGYVVENAWLGQCLWQGLDPEVVSWRCPAQVTRMEPLVGGYRLTLDDETTLECDLAVLADGGRSGLREQLGIGVRSRPYDQSALIANITPSEAHNGMAFERFTDDGPMALLPLPENRCALVWTRQGMDAQRLAALDERSFLSELQGVFGYRLGTLKQVGVRHLYPLALVEAEEQVRSHLAILGNAAHSLHPIAGQGFNLSLRDAQALADALLDSESAPGDFAVLQAYRERQRMDQALTVGFSDQVTRLFASSLPLVSLGRNLGLLGLDLLPPAKRWFARQAMGLGTRPDA, encoded by the coding sequence ATGAGCCGGGTCAATCTGGCGATCGTCGGCGGCGGCCTGGTCGGCGCGAGCCTGGCGCTGGCCCTGCAGGCCGGTGCCAAGGCCCGGGGCTGGAAGATCATGCTGATCGAGCCCTTCGCCCCCGGCGACGCCTGGCAGCCAAGCTACGATGCCCGGTCTTCGGCATTGTCCTACGGTGCCCGGCAAATTTATCAACGCCTGGGTGTCTGGCAGGAGATTTCCCGCCGCGCCGAGCCGATCAAGCAGATCCATGTGTCCGACCGCGGGCGGTTTTCCACGGCGCGCTTGTCGGCCATGGAAGAGGGCGTACCGGCGCTGGGTTACGTGGTGGAAAACGCCTGGCTCGGCCAGTGCCTGTGGCAAGGCCTGGACCCGGAGGTGGTCAGTTGGCGCTGTCCGGCGCAGGTCACCCGGATGGAACCGCTGGTCGGCGGTTATCGCCTGACCCTCGACGACGAAACCACCCTGGAATGCGACCTTGCCGTACTGGCAGATGGCGGCCGCTCCGGTCTGCGCGAGCAGTTGGGTATCGGTGTGCGCAGTCGACCCTACGACCAGAGCGCCTTGATCGCCAACATCACCCCCAGCGAAGCCCACAACGGCATGGCCTTCGAACGTTTCACCGATGACGGCCCGATGGCCTTGTTGCCACTGCCGGAGAATCGTTGCGCGCTGGTCTGGACCCGCCAGGGCATGGACGCACAACGGTTGGCGGCCCTCGACGAGCGCAGTTTCCTCAGTGAATTGCAGGGCGTGTTCGGCTATCGCCTGGGCACCCTGAAACAGGTGGGCGTACGACATCTGTACCCGCTGGCGCTGGTGGAGGCCGAAGAACAGGTCCGTTCGCACCTGGCGATCCTGGGCAACGCCGCCCACAGCCTGCACCCGATTGCCGGGCAGGGGTTCAACTTGTCCCTGCGCGATGCCCAGGCTCTGGCCGATGCCCTGCTCGACAGCGAAAGCGCGCCTGGGGATTTTGCCGTGTTGCAAGCCTATCGCGAACGCCAGCGAATGGATCAGGCCCTGACCGTAGGCTTCTCCGACCAGGTCACACGCCTGTTCGCCAGCAGTCTGCCGTTGGTGTCCCTGGGCCGCAACCTCGGCCTGTTGGGTCTCGACTTGCTGCCGCCGGCCAAGCGCTGGTTCGCCCGCCAGGCCATGGGGCTGGGGACGCGTCCCGATGCTTGA